The following are from one region of the Magallana gigas chromosome 6, xbMagGiga1.1, whole genome shotgun sequence genome:
- the LOC105337004 gene encoding echinoderm microtubule-associated protein-like 6, with protein sequence MATKTAPKSQLRLEWVFGYRGHQCRNNLYYTASKEVTYFVAGVGIVYNPREHKQRFFLGHDDDILCLALHPDKTMVATGQTGKNPFICVWDTTTMETVSILQDGHQNGVAAVGFDKEGGRVVSVGLDQHATINVWDWRKGKILATVRGHSDRVFDVQFNPYAENSLVSCGVKHIKFWSLCGNALTAKKGVFGKTGEIQTIMCLAFGPDDTTYSGTLAGDIYVWRGNNLDRVIPAAHQGAIFTLDMSEDGYSTGGKDGTVRLWDPDFKPVTSVNLSNSPVGYKGLSVRSVCWRGDRVLIGTQDSQIFEVIVRDRDKPRCIVDGHAEGELWALAVHPKKPIFATGSDDQTLRLWNMNNFEAISKVSVDQKIRSCAFDADGSHIALGLTDGSFMVLKTRDLSEVIHLKDRKEVIHEMKFSPCGKYLAVASNDNFVDIYSTEQRYKLLGTCRGSSSFITHIDWSTDSNYLQTNSGAAERLFFKMPAGKQVTNREEISSIHWYTFTGVLGNEVNGIWEKYTDTNDVNAVDANFQGEVLVTGDDFGLVKLFKFPCLKKGAKFRKYVGHSAHVTNVRFSHDKTRVITTGGADHAVFQWKFLADGSSEPDPQSGFVDSNSEESDSDLSDVADMDSDLEAEKQVVYSRAIYKEDAAKIRKLNKDELQAGQKRKRGPTAGLKLQFIHGYRGYDCRNNLFYTQNGEVVYHVAAAGIVYNRDKHSQKFYTEHTDDILCLCIHPIKDLVATGQVGRDPAVHVWDAETLKTASILKGQHQRGVCAVDFSGDGKKLASVGLDDNHCIVVWDWRKGEKLATTRGHKDKIFVIKWNPFEANKLITVGVKHIKFWTQAGGGFTSTRGTFGNVSKSCDMLCVAFGRASDISFSGGSDGNVFIWKDSTLQKSVKAHEGPLFAMHSLDKGFVTGGKDGMIGLWDDQFERCLKQYYIKKSGIEQSSRGVLMTDLPPIRAIVLGHGKILVGTKNGEVLEVDKGGPMTILAQGHMQGELWGLGMHPTKPICATVSDDKTLRVWDLGTEHKMISYKILKQAGRSVGFSSDGKFLAVGQKDGSFMVVNGENMEEVISFHHRKEEISDINFSPGEGKYLAVASHDNFVDIYNVLSKKRVGTCKAASSYITHVDWDGAGKLLMVNTGAKEQLFYEAPRGKRLTLSNSEVEKLNWATWTCVLGKTCEGIWPPKSDITDVNATCLSKDRQLLATGDDFGFVKLFQYPVKGKFAKHKRYVGHSAHVTNVRWSADDKLLVSTGGADTAVMVWQCSSAADRNTTCGESDDSDTDSEEEGGYDSDVEREKNIDYNTKIYVNPIREKEGTKPHLQEHAEVEKPSVSRNAPVPPKVQRVEIPSTGSKRKKITPVNDLQLEYVHGYRGFDSRNNLHYINDGADIVFHAAGAGIVQNLSTGNQSFYLEHTDDIICLAVNQHSKFKNIVASGQIGNPPSIHVWDAVTKETKSMLRGGHSRGVCSVDFSCTGKYIVSVDLADDHQIAVWRWQDGVKVASAPGHTQRIFRAEFRPDSDSQFVSVGVKHVKFWSVAGSELVGKRGILTDAGTGTKIKTLHTMLSVAFGANNMTFTGAMNGDVYVWKDTTLTRLVPKAHNGPVFTMFTTLRDGFIVTGGKEGSGKDNGPVKLWDQEMMRRRAFPLTETGNKIDVVKSVCRAKGKILVGTKDNTVLEITEKNAAVQVLVAGHGEGEVWGLDAHPLAAKFATSSYDGSVRIWDLANKSLVGKLTVSAARSVAFSLDGELIAVGCKNGEFLVFSANDLKLLGKRRDRSGAINDIRFSPDKKHLAVGSEENCVDFYDLSSGPALNRSGYCKGIPSFVIQMDFSADSRYIRVSTGAYIHQVFEVPSGKIIEDQKIIDNITWASWTSVLGKEVVGIWPKDSSNADVNCAHLSHLGTALATGDDFGFVKLFDFPCSEVNAPHKSFVGHSAHVTNVRFSFDDKYLISTGGDDCSIFVWRCL encoded by the exons ATGGCGACCAAAACTGCACCAAAAAGCCAACTGCGGCTGGAATGGGTGTTCGGTTATAGAGGCCACCAATGTCGCAACAATCTCTATTACACGGCCAGCAAAGAAGTTACCTATTTTGTAGCCGGTGTGGGGATTGTTTACAACCCTAGGGAACATAAACAACGCTTCTTTTTGGGACACGATGACGATATTTTGTG TTTGGCTCTCCATCCTGACAAAACTATGGTTGCCACCGGGCAAACTGGAAAGAATCCCTTCATCTGTGTGTGGGACACAACTACAATGGAGACGGTGTCTATTCTCCAGGATGGACACCAGAATGGCGTGGCTGCTGTAGGATTTGATAAAGAAGGAGGG CGTGTGGTTTCTGTGGGCTTAGACCAGCATGCTACCATCAATGTATGGGACTGGAGAAAAGGCAAGATCCTAGCAACTGTCAGGGGACATTCAGACAGG GTGTTTGATGTCCAGTTTAATCCCTACGCTGAGAATTCTTTGGTAAGCTGTGGCGTGAAACACATCAAGTTCTGGTCTCTGTGTGGGAACGCTCTCACTGCCAAGAAAGGAGTGTTTGGAAAGACAGGGGAAATCCAAACCATCATGTGTCTGGCCTTCGGGCCGGATGACACGACATACTCCGGAACTCTGGCTGGAGATATTTATGTCTGGAGAGGAAACAACTTGGATAGAGTCATTCCAGCTGCTCATCAA GGTGCAATATTTACATTGGACATGTCTGAAGATGGTTATAGCACAGGGGGCAAGGATGGAACTGTCAGATTGTGGGACCCAGACTTCAAACCTGTGACTAGTGTAAATCTGTCTAACTCACCTGTCGGATATAAAG gcCTGTCGGTGCGCAGTGTGTGTTGGCGGGGGGATAGAGTCCTGATCGGGACACAGGACAGTCAGATATTTGAAGTGATTGTACGAGACCGTGACAAACCCCGCTGTATTGTTGATGGCCACGCAGAGGGGGAGTTATGGGCCTTAGCCGTGCATCCAAAGAAGCCCATCTTTGCAACTGGAAGTGATGACCAGACGTTAAG GCTCTGGAACATGAACAATTTTGAGGCGATCTCAAAGGTGTCGGTGGACCAGAAGATTAGGAGCTGTGCTTTTGATGCAGATGGAAGCCATATTGCATTGGGTCTCACTGATGGATCGTTCATGGTCCTAAAAACTAG AGATTTGTCGGAGGTGATCCACCTAAAGGACAGGAAGGAGGTGATCCATGAGATGAAGTTCTCTCCGTGCGGGAAGTACCTTGCCGTCGCCTCCAACGACAACTTTGTGGACATTTACTCCACGGAGCAGCGGTACAAACTGCTGGGGACATGTCGCGGTAGCTCCAGCTTCATCACCCACATTGATTGGTCCACGGACAGTAACTACCTACAGACAAACAGCGGGGCCGCGGAAAGACTCTTCTTTAAAATGCCAG CTGGGAAACAGGTGACTAACAGAGAGGAGATCTCCAGCATACACTGGTACACATTCACAGGGGTCCTTGGAAATGAGGTCAACGGCATCTGGGAGAAGTACACGGACACAAACGATGTAAACGCAGTGGACGCTAACTTCCAGGGAGAGGTTCTGGTCACGGGGGATGATTTCGGTCTCGTCAAACTGTTCAAGTTTCCTTGTTTGAAAAAAG GTGCAAAGTTCAGGAAATATGTTGGACACTCGGCTCATGTGACCAATGTGAGATTTTCCCATGACAAGACGCGGGTTATCACGACAGGCGGGGCAGACCATGCGGTGTTCCAGTGGAAGTTCCTGGCGGACGGGAGCAGTGAGCCCGACCCCCAGTCAG GTTTTGTGGACTCTAACAGCGAGGAGAGTGATTCTGATTTATCCGATGTGGCCGACATGGACTCAGATCTGGAGGCAGAGAAGCAGGTGGTGTATTCCAGGGCCATCTACAAGGAGGATGCTGCTAAAATCAGGAAACTGAATAAAGACGAACTACAGGCAGGACAGAAACGGAAGAGAGGTCCTACAGCAGGACTCAAACTCCAATTTATCCATGG GTATCGTGGCTACGACTGCCGCAATAATCTATTTTACACCCAGAATGGTGAGGTGGTGTACCACGTAGCTGCCGCCGGCATTGTTTATAACAGGGACAAGCACTCGCAGAAGTTCTACACAGAGCACACAGATGACATCCTTTGTCTATGTATTCACCCCATCAAAGACCTTGTGGCCACAGGACAG GTTGGTCGAGATCCGGCAGTTCATGTGTGGGATGCAGAGACTTTGAAGACTGCCTCTATTTTAAAAGGACAGCATCAGAGGGGAGTGTGTGCTGTAGATTTCTCAG GTGACGGTAAGAAGCTGGCATCTGTAGGCCTGGATGATAACCACTGTATCGTGGTCTGGGACTGGAGGAAGGGAGAGAAACTGGCCACCACAAG GGGTCATAAGGATAAGATATTTGTCATTAAGTGGAATCCATTTGAAGCCAACAAGCTGATTACAGTGGGAGTTAAACACATCAAGTTCTGGACTCAAGCGG GTGGTGGTTTCACTTCCACTCGCGGTACTTTTGGAAATGTGTCCAAGTCATGTGACATGCTGTGTGTGGCGTTTGGGAGGGCGTCAGACATCAGTTTCTCGGGAGGAAGTGATGGCAATGTTTTTATATGGAAAGATTCCACCCTTCAAAAATCTGTGAAGGCACACGAAGGCCCACTCTTTGCCATGCATTCTCTGGATAAG GGTTTTGTGACAGGTGGTAAGGACGGGATGATAGGTCTGTGGGACGACCAGTTTGAGCGCTGTCTGAAGCAATACTACATCAAGAAGTCAGGGATCGAGCAGTCCTCGAGGGGCGTACTGATGACAGACCTGCCCCCCATTAGGGCCATTGTCCTGGGTCACGGCAAGATCCTGGTGGGAACCAAGAATGGAGAGGTGCTGGAGGTGGACAAGGGCGGCCCCATGACAATCCTGGCTCAG GGTCACATGCAGGGAGAGCTGTGGGGCCTGGGTATGCACCCCACAAAGCCGATTTGTGCCACGGTCAGTGATGACAAGACTCTTAGGGTGTGGGACTTGGGTACTGAACACAAGATGATCAGCTACAAGATCCTCAAACAGGCCGGAAGGAGTGTCGGCTTCTCTTCTGATGGCAAATTTCTGGCTGTCGGTCAGAAAGATG GAAGCTTCATGGTTGTAAATGGAGAGAATATGGAGGAAGTGATCTCATTTCATCACAGAAAAGAGGAAATCTCAGACATTAATTTCTCTCCAG GGGAAGGCAAGTACCTGGCGGTGGCTTCCCATGACAACTTTGTGGACATTTACAACGTGCTCAGTAAGAAGAGGGTGGGGACCTGCAAGGCGGCCTCCAGTTACATCACCCACGTGGACTGGGATGGGGCAG GAAAATTGTTGATGGTGAACACTGGGGCAAAGGAACAGCTGTTTTATGAGGCGCCCCGGGGTAAGAGACTGACGCTTAGTAACTCAGAGGTGGAGAAACTTAACTGGGCCACATGGACCTGTGTTCTAGGGAAGACGTGTGAGGGGATCTGGCCACCGAAGAGTGACATCACAGATGTCAACGCCACCTGTCTCTCCAAGGACAGACAACTCCTGGCCACTGGAGACGACTTTGGGTTTGTCAAGCTGTTCCAGTATCCAGTCAAG GGAAAGTTTGCCAAACATAAGCGGTATGTAGGTCACTCGGCCCATGTGACCAACGTGAGGTGGTCAGCTGACGATAAGCTGCTGGTGTCGACCGGTGGGGCAGATACTGCGGTCATGGTGTGGCAGTGTAGCTCTGCGGCGGACAGAAACACCACATGTGGAGAGAGCGATGACTCGGACACTGATTCTGAGGAAGAGGGAg GATATGACAGTGATGTTGAACGAGAGAAGAATATAGACTACAACACAAAGATATATGTCAACCCAATCCGAGAGAAAGAAGGCACCAAACCACACCTACAGGAGCACGCCGAGGTGGAGAA ACCCAGTGTCAGTAGGAACGCTCCTGTCCCTCCCAAGGTACAGCGGGTGGAGATCCCGTCCACAGGCTCCAAACGCAAGAAGATCACCCCTGTCAAT GATTTACAGTTGGAGTATGTCCACGGCTACAGAGGATTTGATTCCAGGAACAACCTACACTACATCAATGATGGGGCAGACATTGTGTTCCATGCTGCAGGCGCTGGCATTGTTCAGAATCTGTCCACAG GAAACCAAAGTTTCTACCTGGAGCACACAGATGACATCATATGTCTAGCGGTAAATCAGCACAGTAAGTTTAAGAACATCGTTGCCTCGGGTCAGATTGGAAATCCTCCGTCCATACATGTGTGGGATGCTGTCACCAAGGAAACCAAGTCCATGCTAAGGGGAGGTCACTCTCGTGGAGTATGCTCGGTTGATTTCTCCTGTACAGGGAAGTACATTGTGTCAGTAGACTTGGCAGATGATCATCAGATAGCTGTGTGGAGATGGCAAGATG GTGTGAAAGTAGCAAGTGCCCCTGGACATACCCAGCGGATATTCCGTGCTGAGTTCCGCCCGGACTCGGACAGTCAGTTTGTGTCCGTGGGGGTGAAGCATGTCAAGTTTTGGTCAGTGGCAGGCAGTGAGCTGGTGGGCAAGCGGGGGATTCTTACAGACGCTGGGACCGGCACAAAGATCAAAACTCTACACACCATGCTGTCGGTGGCATTTGGAGCT AACAATATGACCTTCACCGGTGCTATGAATGGGGATGTGTACGTGTGGAAGGACACGACCTTGACCCGCCTTGTTCCTAAGGCCCACAATGGCCCAGTGTTCACAATGTTTACAACACTACGGGATGGTTTCATTGTCACTGGTGGAAAAGAGGGATC GGGTAAGGACAATGGCCCGGTGAAGCTGTGGGACCAGGAGATGATGAGACGCCGCGCCTTTCCTCTGACAGAGACAGGCAACAAAATTGACGTCGTCAAGTCTGTCTGTAGGGCCAAG ggTAAGATCCTTGTTGGCACCAAAGATAACACAGTCCTCGAGATCACCGAGAAGAATGCAGCAGTGCAGGTCCTAGTGGCCGGCCATGGGGAGGGGGAGGTGTGGGGGCTAGACGCCCACCCCCTGGCCGCCAAGTTTGCAACCAGTAGCTACGATGGATCCGTACGAATATGGGATCTGGCCAATAAG TCATTGGTCGGTAAGCTGACTGTGAGTGCCGCTCGCTCGGTAGCCTTCAGTCTGGATGGAGAACTCATCGCTGTTGGATGTAAGAATGGAGAATTTTTGGTGTTCTCTGCAAATGACTTAAAGTTACTGGGAAAGAGACGAGACAGATCTGGGGCCATTAATGACATCAG ATTCAGCCCGGACAAAAAGCACCTTGCAGTGGGCTCGGAGGAGAACTGTGTGGACTTCTATGACCTGTCCTCTGGCCCCGCCCTCAACAGGAGTGGCTACTGTAAGGGCATCCCCAGCTTTGTCATCCAGATGGACTTCTCCGCCGACAGCAGATATATCAGA GTGAGCACAGGTGCATATATACATCAGGTGTTTGAGGTACCGAGTGGGAAAATCATAGAGGATCAGAAAATCATTGATAACATTACATGGGCTTCATGGACTAG TGTGTTGGGTAAGGAAGTTGTGGGGATCTGGCCAAAGGACTCTAGTAATGCCGACGTTAATTGTGCCCATCTGTCGCACCTGGGAACAGCCCTTGCCACTGGCGACGACTTTGGCTTTGTCAAACTGTTTGATTTCCCTTGTTCTGAAGTAAAT GCTCCCCACAAATCATTCGTGGGACACTCGGCCCATGTGACCAATGTCAGATTTTCCTTTGATGACAAATATTTAATCAGCACGGGAGGGGATGACTGCAG TATCTTTGTATGGAGGTGTTTGTAA
- the LOC105337005 gene encoding uncharacterized protein encodes MADNPANSLPTEGKPSSKQSGDLPEMSSAEDIVNKAREEIEKTMEKAMANQQGGQEFEEVIEFFDPIQDPYGKAIKYLEQHDILQLFQALTANIVYFKPEDPLSYMMKEIEVIKKEKAAAKPAEKK; translated from the exons ATGGCAGATAATCCAGCAAATAGCTTACCAACAGAGGGCAAACCGAGTTCAAAACAAAGCGGTGATCTCCCTGAAATGAGTTCAGCAGAGGATATTGTGAATAAGGCACGAGAGGAAATCGAGAAAACAATGGAGAAAGCAATGGCCAACCAGCAAGGGGGACAGGAGTTTGAAGAAGTGATAGAGTTCTTTGATCCAATCCAAGACCCGTACGGAAAGGCCATCAAATATTTAGAACAGCATGATATTCTGCAACTTTTCCAG gCTTTAACAGCAAACATAGTATACTTTAAACCTGAAGATCCACTCAGCTACATGATGAAAGAAATTGAAGtgataaagaaagaaaaggcaGCAGCCAAACCTGCAGAGAAGAAATGA
- the LOC105337006 gene encoding coiled-coil domain-containing protein 97, translating to MMDVKNQSSSKTEGEGWCIDLDDRRNMKERMLIRVAKSNAHFKHQQLGESDLTVSEKLQIAEDVLSTKGDKSFLARFWQHLTMEDAEYFSKSRDDYEVNFYLEEIEKNCNAHFCTNVVKNRRYEAMKKLENEGEYFSEEEMKYRDPYLYEQLIGQFITEEEAQKTIDKSDLRFSTILLKHMDQLDENELYYKEKEKEECQMEEEDTSDDEEEIEEESTEEISEERKNDLKLEFTRIMKERFLAGKDKKFDYSSVDHNTEYDDLEVLERDEEEKYFDSEDVDDLDSSELMEEQIPEQTQAMCLDDSPSEHSQG from the exons ATGATGGATGTGAAGAATCAGTCCTCTTCAAAAACAGAAGGTGAAGGTTGGTGTATTGATTTGGATGATAGAAGGAATATGAAAGAAAGAATGCTGATTAGAGTTGCAAAATCAAATGCTCACTTTAAGCACCAACAGTTAGGAGAATCTGATCTAACCGTATCAGAAAAGCTACAAATAGCAGAGGATGTGCTAAGCACAAAAGGAGATAAATCTTTCCTGGCAAGATTCTGGCAGCATTTGACAATGGAAGATGCAGAATATTTCTCTAAGAGCAGAGATGATTATGAAGTAAACTTTTATTTAGAGGAAATAGAGAAAAATTGCAATGCCCATTTTTGTACAAATGTTGTGAAAAATAGACGATATGAAGCAATGAAAAAGTTGGAAAATGAAGGAGAATATTTTAGTGAGGAAGAGATGAAGTATAGAGATCCCTATCTCTACGAGCAATTGATTGGTCAGTTTATTACAGAGGAGGAGGCACAGAAAACGATTGACAAGTCTGATCTTCGATTCTCTACCATCTTACTCAAACACATGGATCAGTTAGATGAAAATGAGCTCTATTATAAAGAGAAAGAAAAGGAG gAGTGCCAAATGGAAGAAGAGGACACAAGTGATGATG AGGAAGAAATAGAAGAGGAATCAACAGAAGAAATATCAGAAGAGAGAAAAAATGACCTCAAGTTGGAGTTTACTCGGATCATGAAGGAGAGATTTCTAGCGGGAAAAGACAAGAAGTTTGACTACAG TTCAGTGGACCACAACACAGAATATGATGACCTTGAAGTTCTCGAGCGGGATGAGGAGGAGAAGTATTTTGATTCAGAGGATGTAGACGATCTTGATTCAAGTGAATTGATGGAGGAGCAGATCCCTGAACAAACTCAGGCCATGTGTCTGGATGACAGCCCTAGTGAACACAGCCAGGGATAG